In Amyelois transitella isolate CPQ chromosome 5, ilAmyTran1.1, whole genome shotgun sequence, one DNA window encodes the following:
- the LOC106134839 gene encoding zinc finger protein 850 — protein sequence MDVNYDRVCRLCLSSRSELLPIFPTTSSDDSDPPVLARKIKDCVSVQISENDDLPTNVCRKCMDNVNNWHIFKSVCERTQNKLESLIKKDGNQLEEVKIKSEPLSDEAYDDGVVIDGSYPDEESAGGSNKIQPEGPPILASLGLTPRSDKGMDSEKEEEEEDEEINDPGQSFISNVPSMPEVSITVMRPSGETLHARQGIQALASKDCLVCGRSYRYSHNARRHELTAHSFDRYTNKVSHKKSFAHMQPKLRPNPFNPKARLMPNHKMHLMPTPVPKLMQHKIVNPPQPVLIKKGPQNNLPYPLRIKALKDLQIKKKEPQMLKTLLTSKPEVLTSEIDIANSEPESPETLVSEPEIASFQVEAILSEPDAFDQPQEGEEDGDGEGNNQSQNYDTVDMDSENEIEIARQQENEAEDDDQNGDHDNDDNMQQDDENNEELAHSGTVKEQFEENGEHMENVEKEENVDEKLEGDIETKEEGEDDNENEEHEVNHDENDEYDDDMPPMALAPVVEINEDMQTNSFNSEMNEEEELDETADDTADHNETGEQVKELDPDKLYVTKTQRDFILKYRDIIQQINTKVCLCCDREHPRRKAVIQHLQKNGHKVPKHTCYNCVVTFSHIGALLSHMRSNTCTDLWKIIYNENGITDDLVVDDEPKETKVPYKDIFNARSYACKLCPAKFQLKQFIMKHVLDVHEDGQSRVPMHCVHCGSRFKEKSLIKKHIRNGDCTVYISCDLCSEKFSNMQKFNDHALAVHAGSFDQSTDNQSKCVDGRPTDCPICGKKNSSYPNLVKHLKIIHNEEKPHHCKHCDLKFEQAADLNQHIYSVHSDRGMTEPDMSLVKEEAEEYHYSCTECNAIFETVDAWTDHQVAEHNQVAHHCDQCEKKFLRPSELAEHKNTHLRVKFYPCNICSNSYSTPQKLSEHVQQAHPGVGPGAALQALESEFFCDICIRSFKSRQAYSNHMRIHAKVPTTNRKPGDPKGFSPQIIGKPIKQFPAIQANFLYKPNCNVPNAPYSCDICGKGFMHKKNIWKHKKVLHADILNDRNDSEENTMQAASTEEDDYNVDENGAILSTPQFNSFNFANFTNNVQQPAQEDPMPYSCELCFKRFPLRSSLYKHKRAKHGIVNASAGAETMTPSIVQSEGSSRSSCTICKITFTDKKSYYRHRKNVHKTATQMCKICGKPLNSTLELYEHLKAAHARELLGYNASQGSSSKSQEMKQELEVDYENDQDSIDPSVDYQARYPCDTCGKQFVGLLALQNHQCINQVHSQPQTFDCEICHKSYTSIAALKSHRGWHLRSPDGKAAANNTGLWMPQNKVTNKVSKHEVVDPVQLARVQHTTTSTPVSAVAAKRRLPPEVEVTVVNPNKKLRSDDSLDLEQQSGTMEDRYCTICDKEFTKRAAYQRHMEEVHMPNSVFCPVCDKSFTRKSTLIVHMKKHYDGGQGSSSGTQVEEEIACDICGAQFDNENALQSHKERNHGDEESEESEDDGSVPFPQPGEFTCAQCGDGVATPRDLLYHRTMHATPTKFYCNICKVYFARALDLSSHTRARHADNEKVFFPCAMCDRFYMNKKSLQRHIETSH from the coding sequence GGAATGGACAGTGAaaaggaggaagaagaagaagacgaAGAGATAAATGATCCAGGTCAGTCGTTCATCTCAAATGTGCCCTCTATGCCCGAGGTTTCTATCACAGTGATGCGGCCTTCCGGCGAGACATTACACGCTCGACAAGGTATTCAGGCCCTAGCCTCCAAGGACTGCCTCGTCTGTGGCCGCTCATACAGATACTCCCATAACGCCAGGCGGCACGAACTCACGGCTCATAGTTTCGATAGGTACACAAACAAAGTATCACACAAAAAGTCTTTCGCACACATGCAACCTAAACTAAGACCAAACCCGTTTAATCCAAAGGCACGACTAATGCCGAATCACAAAATGCATCTTATGCCTACACCTGTCCCGAAGTTGATGCAGCATAAAATTGTCAACCCACCGCAACCAgttctaattaaaaaaggaCCACAGAACAATTTACCATATCCACTTCGCATTAAGGCGTTGAAggatttacaaataaagaaaaaagaaccaCAGATGCTGAAAACTTTACTTACATCAAAACCAGAGGTCTTGACTTCCGAAATTGATATAGCAAACTCGGAACCAGAAAGTCCTGAAACTTTGGTATCTGAACCTGAAATAGCTTCTTTCCAAGTAGAGGCTATACTATCTGAACCTGACGCTTTTGATCAACCTCAAGAAGGTGAAGAAGATGGTGATGGGGAAGGAAATAATCAAAGCCAGAATTATGATACTGTTGATATGGATtctgaaaatgaaattgagattgcTCGCCAGCAAGAGAATGAGGCGGAAGACGATGATCAAAATGGTGATCACGACAATGATGATAACATGCAACAAGACGATGAGAATAATGAAGAACTGGCTCATAGTGGAACAGTGAAAGAACAATTTGAAGAGAATGGTGAACATATGGAAAATgtagaaaaagaagaaaatgttgATGAGAAACTCGAAGGTGATATTGAGACCAAAGAGGAGGGAGAGGACGACAATGAAAATGAAGAACATGAGGTTAACCATGATGAAAATGATgaatatgatgatgatatgcCTCCTATGGCTTTAGCACCTGTTGTTGAAATAAATGAGGATATGCAAACAAATTCATTCAATAGTGAGATGAATGAGGAAGAAGAACTGGATGAGACAGCCGACGATACTGCCGATCACAATGAAACCGGAGAACAAGTCAAAGAGTTAGATCCCGATAAATTGTATGTAACGAAAACCCAACGGgatttcattttgaaatatagAGACATAattcaacaaataaatacgaaagtgtGTCTCTGCTGTGACCGGGAACACCCGCGTCGCAAAGCTGTCATTCAACATTTGCAGAAAAATGGACACAAGGTCCCAAAGCACACATGTTATAATTGTGTGGTAACTTTTTCACATATTGGTGCCCTTCTAAGTCACATGAGGTCCAACACTTGCACAGATTTGTGGAAGATTATTTACAATGAAAATGGCATCACTGATGACTTGGTTGTAGATGACGAACCTAAGGAAACAAAAGTTCCATACAAGGACATTTTCAATGCAAGGTCTTATGCTTGCAAGTTGTGCCCAGCTAAATTCCAACTTAAGCAGTTTATTATGAAACATGTATTAGACGTTCACGAAGATGGACAATCTAGAGTTCCAATGCATTGTGTACATTGTGGTTctcgttttaaagaaaaaagtttaatcAAGAAACACATACGAAACGGAGATTGCACCGTTTACATATCTTGTGATTTATGTTCAGAAAAGTTTTCCAACATGCAAAAATTCAATGATCATGCACTCGCTGTCCATGCAGGAAGTTTTGACCAGTCCACTGACAACCAGAGCAAATGCGTCGATGGACGACCCACTGATTGTCCTATTTGTGGGAAAAAGAATAGTAGTTACCCAAATCTGGTAAagcatttgaaaataattcacaATGAAGAAAAGCCCCATCATTGCAAACATTGCGACCTTAAATTCGAGCAAGCTGCTGATCTCAATCAGCATATTTATTCAGTTCATTCTGACAGGGGTATGACCGAACCCGATATGTCACTTGTTAAGGAGGAAGCTGAAGAATATCATTATTCTTGCACTGAGTGTAACGCTATATTTGAGACTGTCGACGCGTGGACTGATCATCAAGTGGCCGAACACAACCAGGTGGCGCACCACTGCGACCAATGTGAGAAAAAGTTCCTACGACCGTCAGAACTTGCCGAACATAAAAATACTCATTTGCGTGTGAAATTCTATCCGTGTAACATATGTAGTAATTCTTACAGTACTCCACAAAAACTGTCAGAGCACGTACAACAAGCTCATCCGGGCGTCGGCCCTGGAGCAGCGTTACAGGCCCTGGAGTCCGAATTCTTCTGCGATATTTGTATTAGATCGTTCAAGAGTCGCCAAGCTTACTCTAACCATATGCGTATACACGCCAAAGTTCCCACGACGAACAGGAAGCCTGGGGATCCTAAAGGATTCTCCCCGCAAATTATTGGTAAACCCATAAAACAATTCCCTGCTATTCAAGCTAACTTCTTGTATAAGCCAAATTGTAATGTTCCTAACGCCCCTTACTCGTGCGATATTTGTGGGAAAGGATTTAtgcataagaaaaatatatggaaGCATAAAAAGGTGTTACATGCGGAtatacttaatgatagaaatgacaGTGAAGAAAATACAATGCAAGCAGCGTCAACCGAGGAAGATGATTACAATGTAGACGAAAATGGAGCAATTTTGTCTACACCGcagtttaatagttttaacttTGCCAATTTCACTAACAATGTTCAACAACCGGCGCAGGAGGACCCTATGCCTTATTCCTGCGAACTGTGCTTTAAACGATTTCCGCTTCGATCAAGTTTATACAAACACAAACGTGCTAAACATGGAATTGTTAATGCTAGTGCTGGTGCTGAAACTATGACACCGTCTATTGTTCAGTCTGAGGGAAGCAGCCGGTCCAGTTGCACAATATGTAAAATCACATTCACCGACAAAAAGTCGTATTATCGTCATAGAAAAAATGTGCACAAGACCGCAACGCAAATGTGTAAAATATGTGGCAAACCATTAAATTCCACATTAGAACTCTATGAGCATCTGAAAGCTGCTCACGCTCGCGAGCTTCTGGGATACAATGCCAGTCAAGGTTCTAGCAGTAAGTCTCAAGAAATGAAACAGGAATTAGAAGTAGATTACGAgaatgatcaagattcaatcGACCCTTCGGTAGACTATCAAGCGCGGTATCCCTGCGATACTTGTGGGAAACAATTCGTCGGATTATTGGCATTACAGAACCATCAGTGTATAAATCAGGTTCATTCACAGCCGCAGACTTTCGACTGTGAGATCTGTCACAAGAGTTACACATCGATCGCGGCCTTGAAGAGTCACCGCGGGTGGCACTTGCGTTCTCCTGACGGTAAGGCGGCGGCCAATAACACAGGGTTGTGGATGCCACAGAATAAAGTGACGAATAAGGTCAGTAAACACGAAGTGGTGGACCCAGTTCAGCTAGCGCGAGTCCAACACACGACCACGTCGACGCCCGTTTCTGCCGTCGCTGCAAAGAGAAGGCTGCCGCCAGAAGTAGAAGTGACTGTCGTTAACCCGAACAAGAAATTACGGTCCGATGATTCCTTGGACTTAGAGCAACAGAGTGGCACAATGGAAGACAGATATTGCACAATTTGTGACAAAGAATTCACAAAACGGGCGGCGTATCAACGTCACATGGAGGAGGTTCACATGCCCAACTCTGTATTCTGTCCCGTGTGCGACAAGAGCTTCACAAGGAAGTCTACTCTGATCGTGCACATGAAGAAGCACTATGATGGTGGACAGGGCAGTTCCAGTGGGACGCAGGTGGAGGAGGAGATCGCTTGCGACATCTGCGGCGCTCAGTTCGATAACGAAAACGCATTACAGTCACATAAAGAGCGAAATCACGGCGATGAGGAATCTGAGGAGTCTGAAGACGACGGTAGTGTGCCTTTTCCTCAGCCCGGCGAATTCACGTGCGCCCAATGTGGCGATGGAGTTGCGACGCCCCGCGACTTGTTGTATCACAGGACGATGCACGCGACCCCTACTAAATTCTACTGTAACATTTGCAAAGTGTACTTTGCGAGAGCTCTAGACCTCTCGTCGCATACTCGGGCGCGACACGCCGATAACGAGAAAGTTTTTTTCCCGTGTGCCATGTGTGATCGATTCTACATGAACAAGAAGAGTTTGCAGCGGCACATCGAGACGTCCCATTGA
- the LOC106134840 gene encoding protein Tob1 produces MHIEVQVALNFVISYLYNKLPRRRVNIFGEELEKALKDKFRGHWYPDRPCRGSAFRCLKTGGPLDPVLERAARESGVPVRDVLEHLPRDLAVWVDPGEVSYRIGEKGAVKVLFSSDERAADERTDREVTRAFNPEAQCFRPVEPAAAPSPPAPAAFSPAPPLRAQPLTFTTATFAQTKFGSTKLKTSSKRANRMSPTEFSNYIKQRAVQQQLAARALSPATDPAAYFVARRDPAPASAPPYPPAPAHLLLAN; encoded by the exons ATGCATATTGAAGTGCAAGTCGCCCTCAACTTCGTCATTTCCTACCTTTACAACAAGCTGCCGAGGCGGCGGGTCAACATCTTCGGCGAAGAGCTGGAGAAAGCCCTAAAGGACAAGTTCCGGGGTCACTGGTACCCGGACCGGCCATGCAGGGGGTCCGCCTTCCGCTGTCTGAAGACTGGAGGCCCCTTGGACCCAGTGCTGGAGCGGGCCGCAAGGGAATCGGGCGTTCCCGTTCGGGACGTCTTGGAACATCTCCCGAGGGATCTGGCTGTTTGGGTTGATCCAG gcGAAGTATCCTACCGCATCGGCGAGAAGGGAGCTGTTAAGGTGCTGTTCAGCAGTGATGAAAGGGCTGCAGATGAACGAACTGACAGAGAG GTGACGCGCGCGTTCAATCCCGAGGCGCAATGTTTCCGGCCGGTGGAGCCCGCGGCCGCTCCCTCCCCGCCCGCGCCCGCTGCCTTCTCCCCCGCACCGCCGCTCCGCGCCCAGCCGCTCACCTTCACCACTGCCACCTTCGCGCAGACCAAGTTCGGCAGCACCAAGCTGAAAACCAGCAGCAAGCGTGCCAACCGCATGTCGCCCACCGAGTTCAGCAACTACATCAAGCAGCGCGCGGTGCAGCAGCAgctggcggcgcgcgcgctgtCGCCCGCCACCGACCCGGCCGCGTACTTCGTGGCGCGGCGCGACCCCGCCCCCGCCTCCGCGCCCCCCTACCCGCCTGCGCCGGCGCATCTCCTGCTCGCCAACTGA